The following are encoded together in the Humulus lupulus chromosome 5, drHumLupu1.1, whole genome shotgun sequence genome:
- the LOC133780318 gene encoding hevamine-A-like has product MARDSQLITFLVLGIISTLAFLVQTSNAGGIAIYWGQASNEGTLLDTCNSGRYKYVMISFLNQFGNGQKPQINLASHCNPAGGGCQVASKGIKACQKKGIKVFLSIGGGIGKYTLTSKADAKNVADYLWNNFLGGKSSSRPLGDAVLDGIDFDIELGNPQHYDDLARFLKARSTSKRPVLLSAAPQCIYPDKFVGEALQAVSFDYVWVQFYNNGPCQYDAKTGSVKKLLDSWDKWNKNLTKSKKIFMGLPAARKAAGAVGGYIPPGVLKSKVLPKIKKSKKYGGVMLWNKFWDVQNKYSDDIIGSV; this is encoded by the coding sequence ATGGCGAGAGATTCTCAACTGATCACTTTTCTAGTCCTTGGTATCATTTCAACCTTGGCCTTCTTAGTCCAAACCTCTAATGCTGGTGGCATAGCCATCTACTGGGGCCAAGCCAGTAACGAGGGAACCCTTCTCGACACTTGCAATTCCGGAAGGTACAAATATGTCATGATTTCCTTTCTCAACCAGTTCGGCAACGGCCagaaaccccaaataaacctcgCTAGCCACTGCAACCCCGCCGGCGGCGGCTGCCAGGTGGCGAGCAAAGGCATAAAGGCTTGTCAAAAGAAAGGAATCAAAGTGTTTCTCTCCATTGGAGGAGGCATTGGAAAGTACACTCTGACTTCCAAAGCCGACGCCAAAAATGTGGCGGACTACTTGTGGAACAACTTCTTGGGTGGGAAGTCCAGCTCTCGTCCCTTAGGCGACGCCGTTTTGGACGGAATAGATTTCGACATCGAGCTCGGAAACCCCCAACACTACGACGATCTCGCTAGGTTTTTAAAAGCTCGCAGCACTAGTAAAAGGCCTGTTTTGTTGAGTGCAGCTCCTCAGTGTATATATCCTGATAAGTTTGTTGGTGAGGCGCTTCAGGCTGTGAGCTTTGACTATGTTTGGGTTCAGTTTTACAACAATGGCCCATGCCAGTATGACGCCAAAACGGGTTCTGTTAAGAAGCTTCTTGACTCATGGGACAAATGGAACAAAAACTTAACCAAGTCCAAAAAGATCTTTATGGGGTTGCCGGCGGCGAGGAAGGCAGCCGGAGCAGTCGGCGGCTATATTCCGCCGGGTGTTCTAAAGTCGAAGGTTCTTCCGAAGATTAAGAAGTCGAAGAAGTATGGAGGTGTGATGCTGTGGAACAAGTTTTGGGATGTTCAGAACAAGTATAGTGATGACATTATCGGAAGTGTTTAA